A single window of Xylocopilactobacillus apicola DNA harbors:
- a CDS encoding FAD-dependent oxidoreductase, with protein MKVAVIGCTHAGTFSAQEILTQHPDAQVTVYERNDNLSFLSCGIALWVGNNVSDPKKMFYSSPEALTKLGATMKMEHDVTDVDLDQKTVTATNLKTGETKTEAFDKIVITTGSKPVVPNLPGIHGDKVYQCKNWNDANRIKEASEKISSAVVIGAGYIGAEIAEQLSLINKEVTLIDGLDRVLANNFDQKVTDRIEDEYRNHGVKLALGEMVKSFNEENDQVTVETDKGSYTADIAVLAIGFLPRTDLFTDKLDMLPNGAIITNEYMETSKKDVFAAGDASSVFYNPTGKADYIPLATNAVRQGILVGNNIEKPTVKYLGTQATSAVELYGYALAASGLNAMGAKKRGVEIEEVSIEPDYRPDFMPTTTKVLCTLVWDPTNRQVLGGSFMAKHDISQAANVISLAIQSKMTIDDLAMVDFFFQPNFDQPINYIGAVASAACAKSSSK; from the coding sequence ATGAAAGTAGCAGTAATTGGATGTACTCACGCGGGAACATTTTCCGCCCAAGAAATTTTGACGCAACACCCCGACGCACAAGTGACAGTTTATGAAAGAAACGACAATCTATCATTTCTGTCATGCGGCATCGCTCTTTGGGTCGGCAACAATGTCTCTGATCCGAAAAAGATGTTCTATTCAAGCCCAGAAGCTCTAACCAAACTCGGAGCTACAATGAAGATGGAGCACGACGTAACTGATGTTGATCTTGATCAAAAAACTGTTACCGCTACAAATTTAAAAACGGGCGAAACCAAAACCGAAGCTTTTGATAAAATCGTCATTACAACTGGTTCAAAACCCGTAGTTCCAAACTTGCCAGGAATTCATGGCGACAAAGTTTACCAATGTAAGAATTGGAACGACGCTAACCGAATTAAAGAAGCTTCCGAAAAAATTTCCAGTGCAGTTGTAATCGGTGCTGGTTACATTGGAGCTGAAATCGCTGAACAGCTGTCTTTAATCAACAAAGAAGTTACTTTGATTGACGGTTTAGATCGGGTTTTGGCTAATAACTTTGACCAAAAAGTTACTGACCGAATTGAAGATGAATACCGTAATCACGGCGTTAAATTAGCTCTTGGCGAAATGGTGAAAAGTTTTAATGAAGAAAACGATCAAGTAACCGTCGAAACTGACAAAGGCTCCTACACTGCAGATATTGCTGTCCTTGCGATTGGCTTCTTGCCAAGGACTGACCTATTTACTGATAAGCTCGACATGCTGCCAAATGGCGCCATCATTACTAACGAGTACATGGAAACCAGCAAAAAAGACGTCTTTGCCGCTGGTGATGCTAGTTCTGTATTTTATAATCCAACTGGCAAGGCCGACTACATTCCTTTAGCAACTAATGCCGTTCGCCAGGGAATTCTCGTCGGAAATAACATTGAAAAACCCACCGTTAAATACCTCGGAACACAAGCAACGTCCGCGGTTGAACTTTACGGATATGCTTTAGCTGCTAGTGGGTTAAATGCAATGGGCGCCAAAAAACGAGGAGTCGAAATTGAAGAAGTTTCAATTGAGCCAGATTATCGACCTGACTTTATGCCGACGACAACCAAGGTTCTTTGTACCTTGGTATGGGATCCTACTAACCGCCAAGTTCTAGGAGGGTCATTTATGGCAAAACACGATATTTCTCAAGCAGCCAACGTCATTTCCCTTGCGATTCAAAGTAAAATGACAATTGATGATTTGGCAATGGTTGACTTTTTCTTCCAGCCAAACTTTGATCAGCCAATCAACTATATTGGAGCAGTTGCAAGCGCGGCTTGTGCAAAATCGAGTAGCAAATAG
- the tadA gene encoding tRNA adenosine(34) deaminase TadA yields MRKALEQAEIARSQAEVPIGAVVVLNGKVIGRGYNQREINENALHHAEMIAISNACKKIGYWRLIDCELFVTIEPCPMCAGALINSRIKRVVFGALDPKAGAVVSLERILDNPKFNHHVTYEGNVLETECQEIMKKFFREIRLRQKNAKNSL; encoded by the coding sequence ATGCGAAAAGCTTTGGAGCAAGCAGAGATTGCTCGCAGTCAAGCTGAAGTGCCCATCGGTGCCGTCGTTGTCTTAAATGGCAAAGTGATCGGGCGCGGTTATAACCAAAGAGAGATTAATGAAAATGCACTTCACCACGCTGAAATGATTGCAATCAGCAATGCTTGCAAGAAAATTGGATATTGGCGTTTGATTGACTGTGAACTTTTTGTCACAATTGAGCCATGTCCGATGTGTGCGGGGGCTTTAATTAATAGCCGGATTAAGCGGGTAGTTTTTGGCGCTCTTGACCCAAAAGCGGGAGCGGTAGTAAGTTTAGAGCGAATTTTAGATAATCCGAAATTCAATCATCATGTCACTTATGAGGGCAACGTCTTAGAAACAGAGTGTCAAGAGATCATGAAAAAGTTCTTTCGGGAGATTCGTTTGAGACAGAAGAATGCAAAAAATTCCTTATAA
- the rplA gene encoding 50S ribosomal protein L1, with protein sequence MAKRGKNYKKALESIEKGKTYTAEEAIKLVKETSYTKFDSSVQVAYNLSVDPKQADQNIRGALVLPNGTGKTKKVIVFATGDQAREAEAAGADEVGDDDLLQKVKDGYMDFDVVVATPQMMAKVGQLGKILGPRGLMPNPKTGTVTADVKKAVENVKAGQVNYRVDRQGIISVPIGKVSFDADKLSENFKALNEAILRAKPSSAKGIYMKSVSVHSTMGPGIKVDASTI encoded by the coding sequence ATGGCAAAAAGAGGAAAGAATTACAAAAAGGCTTTAGAAAGCATTGAAAAAGGTAAAACTTACACTGCTGAAGAAGCAATTAAATTAGTAAAAGAAACATCTTACACAAAATTTGATTCATCAGTTCAGGTTGCATACAATCTTTCAGTAGATCCAAAGCAAGCTGATCAAAATATCAGAGGTGCACTAGTATTACCAAATGGTACTGGTAAAACTAAGAAAGTAATTGTTTTTGCAACAGGAGATCAAGCTCGTGAAGCAGAAGCAGCTGGTGCTGATGAAGTCGGTGATGATGATTTACTTCAAAAAGTTAAAGACGGCTACATGGATTTTGATGTTGTTGTTGCAACACCGCAAATGATGGCTAAAGTTGGTCAGTTAGGTAAGATTTTAGGACCTCGCGGTTTGATGCCTAACCCTAAGACTGGCACAGTTACAGCTGATGTTAAAAAAGCTGTCGAAAATGTTAAAGCTGGTCAGGTTAACTATCGTGTTGATCGTCAAGGAATTATTTCTGTACCAATTGGTAAAGTTTCATTCGATGCTGATAAGTTAAGTGAAAACTTTAAAGCACTTAATGAAGCAATTTTAAGAGCAAAACCTTCTTCTGCTAAAGGAATTTACATGAAGAGTGTTTCAGTTCATTCAACAATGGGCCCTGGCATTAAGGTTGATGCTTCAACAATTTAA
- the rplJ gene encoding 50S ribosomal protein L10: MASEAILEKKGKAISQVVEQFKAAKAVIVVDYRGLTVEQDTQLRTELRKADVHYEVIKNTYLKRAADETGYEGIDDLFKGPTAVAFSNEDIIAPAKVLANFAKTAEALEIKGGYIDGKVSSIEEINQLATMPSREGLLSMLLSVLQAPVRNVAYAVKAVSEQKAANGEDAGAETPSAE; the protein is encoded by the coding sequence TTGGCGAGTGAAGCGATTTTAGAGAAAAAGGGAAAAGCTATTTCCCAAGTCGTTGAACAGTTTAAAGCTGCAAAGGCAGTTATTGTCGTTGATTATCGTGGCTTAACGGTTGAACAAGATACTCAGCTTCGTACGGAACTAAGAAAAGCTGACGTTCACTATGAAGTAATCAAGAATACTTACTTGAAAAGAGCCGCTGATGAGACTGGTTATGAAGGTATCGATGATCTTTTCAAGGGTCCAACGGCTGTAGCCTTCTCAAATGAAGATATTATCGCACCAGCAAAAGTTTTAGCTAATTTTGCAAAAACTGCTGAAGCCTTAGAAATTAAGGGCGGTTATATCGATGGTAAAGTTTCTTCCATTGAAGAAATTAACCAACTAGCAACGATGCCAAGCAGAGAGGGACTTCTTTCGATGTTACTTTCTGTATTACAGGCACCAGTTCGCAATGTTGCATATGCTGTTAAAGCTGTTTCTGAACAAAAAGCAGCTAACGGTGAAGATGCAGGAGCAGAGACTCCTAGCGCAGAATAA
- a CDS encoding class I SAM-dependent methyltransferase: MKNEQYFDETPTSKDDETTFKCELAGINYQFYSNNGVFSKKYVDFGTRTLIDTVDKLNLAPNSVLDLGTGYGPIALFAATNYPQAEVTASEVNERAIGLAKKNFSTNGQDRINLVKSDLFTEITDNFDLILTNPPIRAGKSVINQLIEDSFKHLQPSGQLILVVQRKQGEPTIKEKMAEVFGNCEILKRNKGYYILRSQHAG; the protein is encoded by the coding sequence ATGAAAAACGAACAATATTTTGATGAAACTCCCACTTCTAAAGATGATGAGACAACGTTTAAGTGTGAGTTAGCAGGGATAAACTATCAATTTTATTCAAATAATGGAGTTTTCTCCAAAAAATACGTAGATTTTGGAACTAGGACTTTGATCGATACAGTTGATAAATTAAATCTAGCACCAAATTCGGTTTTAGATTTAGGAACTGGATATGGACCGATTGCGCTTTTTGCAGCAACTAATTATCCACAAGCAGAGGTTACTGCAAGCGAGGTCAATGAACGGGCAATCGGGCTTGCGAAGAAAAATTTTTCTACCAACGGTCAAGATCGAATTAACTTGGTCAAGTCAGATTTATTTACGGAAATTACTGACAATTTTGATTTAATTTTAACCAATCCGCCGATTCGAGCAGGTAAATCAGTAATTAATCAACTGATTGAGGATAGTTTTAAGCATCTTCAGCCGAGTGGTCAGTTAATTTTGGTCGTTCAGCGCAAACAAGGTGAGCCAACAATTAAGGAGAAAATGGCGGAAGTTTTTGGTAACTGCGAAATTTTAAAACGTAATAAAGGTTACTATATTTTAAGGTCACAGCATGCAGGATGA
- a CDS encoding copper homeostasis protein CutC, with translation MLYEACIENLSDLNEVISRGAKRIELCDNLAVGGTTVSHGVMKYALSIAHERQVSVATIIRPRGGDFVYNDIEINAMEDDIFQAQQLGADAVVFGTLTAEGKIDYPTMEQLIAAASGMECVMHMAFDHIAGDKIAAITELKELGIDRILTHGGLTSTKIEDNLSQIQSYILAANGEIQILPGGGITTLNRDLVAEKTNANQLHGTKIV, from the coding sequence ATGTTATACGAAGCATGTATTGAAAATTTATCAGATTTAAACGAAGTGATCAGCCGCGGTGCAAAAAGAATTGAACTTTGTGACAATCTAGCTGTTGGTGGGACAACTGTTAGCCACGGAGTGATGAAATACGCTCTCTCCATTGCACACGAACGACAGGTCAGCGTCGCTACAATCATTCGTCCCCGAGGTGGCGATTTTGTATATAACGATATTGAAATTAATGCAATGGAAGACGACATCTTCCAAGCTCAGCAACTAGGAGCCGATGCCGTAGTCTTCGGGACTTTGACTGCTGAAGGCAAAATCGATTATCCTACCATGGAACAATTAATCGCCGCTGCGAGTGGAATGGAATGCGTGATGCATATGGCTTTTGATCACATCGCAGGTGATAAAATTGCTGCAATCACTGAGCTAAAAGAACTCGGGATTGACCGAATCCTTACCCATGGTGGTCTCACGTCTACTAAGATCGAAGATAATCTAAGCCAAATTCAAAGCTATATCTTGGCTGCCAACGGAGAAATTCAAATTCTACCAGGTGGCGGAATTACTACTCTCAATCGCGACCTAGTCGCTGAGAAAACTAATGCTAATCAACTACATGGGACAAAAATTGTCTAA
- the rplK gene encoding 50S ribosomal protein L11, with protein sequence MAKKVANVVKLQIPAGKATPAPPVGPALGQAGVNIVGFTKDFNARTADQAGMIIPVVITVYEDRSFDFITKTPPAAILLKKAAKIEKGSGEPNTNKVATVKRDQVKQIAETKMQDLNAADIEAAMRMVEGTARSMGITVED encoded by the coding sequence GTGGCAAAAAAAGTTGCAAACGTAGTTAAATTGCAAATACCAGCAGGTAAAGCTACACCTGCTCCTCCAGTTGGACCTGCTTTGGGTCAAGCCGGAGTTAATATTGTTGGATTTACAAAAGATTTTAACGCTCGGACGGCTGATCAGGCTGGAATGATCATTCCAGTTGTGATTACAGTTTATGAAGATCGTTCTTTTGATTTCATCACTAAGACACCACCTGCTGCTATTCTTTTAAAGAAGGCAGCTAAGATTGAAAAGGGCTCTGGTGAACCAAATACCAACAAAGTGGCAACAGTTAAACGTGACCAAGTTAAACAAATTGCCGAAACCAAAATGCAAGACTTAAACGCAGCTGATATTGAAGCAGCTATGCGCATGGTCGAAGGTACTGCCCGTTCAATGGGAATTACGGTTGAAGACTAA
- a CDS encoding DUF3862 domain-containing protein, whose translation MDNFENNNNFPNNVPKRQNDIPMNQQDDSQNEIQVPMEEKKKKPFYKKWWIWLIIVLVIAAIVTVTFLMLYNKKDSSEMSTQKNNSSVSSSVKMKNKSKKDRENKKNSSSGANTQPNSSAASGNKSTSNAAVGKTGSALEVFNSILIGDTATNGNGGVSEAELQAKLGNPQKTEELTYEGKSAKKETWGSVVGLTQGSGTMVILVQDGDAYRAVSKTSVGISGDPKKAEFTLDQYNQLQIANLSSEQAVQTLGQPNAMTTSLINGTNFTSYTWNTSVKGEKDAFFTIAFTNNIATTKDQQGLK comes from the coding sequence ATGGATAATTTTGAAAACAATAATAACTTTCCAAATAATGTTCCAAAAAGACAAAATGATATCCCAATGAACCAACAAGATGATTCTCAAAACGAGATTCAAGTTCCAATGGAAGAAAAGAAAAAAAAGCCATTTTACAAAAAATGGTGGATTTGGCTTATTATCGTACTCGTAATTGCAGCAATTGTAACGGTTACGTTTTTGATGCTCTATAACAAAAAAGATAGCTCAGAAATGTCCACACAAAAAAACAATTCGTCCGTTTCTTCTTCCGTTAAAATGAAAAACAAGAGCAAGAAAGATCGTGAAAACAAAAAAAACTCATCATCTGGAGCCAACACCCAACCAAATTCCAGCGCGGCATCCGGCAATAAATCTACTAGTAACGCAGCTGTTGGCAAGACTGGCAGTGCCTTAGAAGTGTTTAACAGTATTTTGATTGGTGACACTGCTACTAACGGTAATGGTGGAGTCTCAGAGGCCGAATTGCAAGCAAAACTGGGTAATCCTCAGAAGACTGAAGAACTGACTTACGAAGGAAAAAGTGCTAAGAAAGAGACTTGGGGCTCAGTTGTCGGACTCACTCAGGGAAGCGGTACGATGGTAATCTTGGTCCAAGACGGCGATGCTTATCGAGCAGTTTCTAAAACGAGTGTTGGAATTTCTGGCGATCCAAAGAAGGCTGAATTTACTTTAGATCAATACAATCAACTACAAATTGCTAATTTAAGCTCTGAACAAGCGGTTCAAACCTTAGGGCAACCTAACGCAATGACAACTTCACTGATAAACGGCACTAATTTTACTTCTTATACTTGGAATACCAGCGTAAAAGGCGAAAAAGATGCATTTTTCACAATCGCATTTACTAATAACATCGCAACTACTAAGGACCAACAAGGTCTAAAATAG
- the rplL gene encoding 50S ribosomal protein L7/L12: MALDVAGIIEQLKGASILELNDLVKSIEEEFGVTAAAPVAAAGGAGGGDGAAKDSFDVELTEAGQEKVKVIKAVREITGQGLKESKGLVDGAPSIVKEGATEEEANKIKEQLEEVGATVTLK, encoded by the coding sequence ATGGCTTTAGATGTAGCAGGAATTATTGAACAACTCAAGGGTGCATCAATCCTTGAATTAAATGATTTAGTTAAGAGTATTGAAGAAGAATTTGGCGTAACTGCCGCAGCTCCTGTAGCTGCAGCTGGTGGTGCTGGCGGCGGCGACGGTGCTGCTAAGGACTCATTTGATGTTGAGTTAACAGAAGCAGGCCAAGAAAAAGTTAAAGTTATCAAGGCTGTTCGCGAAATCACAGGCCAAGGCTTGAAAGAATCTAAAGGTCTTGTTGATGGTGCTCCTTCAATCGTTAAAGAAGGCGCAACTGAAGAAGAAGCTAACAAGATTAAGGAACAATTAGAAGAAGTTGGCGCAACTGTAACTCTTAAATAA
- a CDS encoding RluA family pseudouridine synthase: protein MKLNYLIEEKSQGEKISKYLRSQGISRRILKRIKYQGGEIVVNGLSQRSDYRLQINDQLTITIPDLASSSNIVRIAKPIEVIYEDNYFLAVNKPPFLPSIPKRGDDLDNVASRVKNYLYETTGEDFPIHLITRLDSDTSGVILFAKNSLSHSLFFKDKSGHGVDKEYFAVVKGQIEQDLLLMLPLGRSPEFFLRRVISDQGKSSITLVKVAQNYQEATALNVRLFTGRTHQIRAHLSAIEHPIYGDELYGGDRLLIDRQALHCQRLEFTHPFTQKKITISAPLPRDLNDLLDNFCPM from the coding sequence ATGAAATTAAATTATCTAATTGAAGAAAAATCGCAGGGCGAAAAAATTTCGAAATATTTACGAAGTCAGGGGATTTCACGTCGCATTTTAAAGAGAATTAAGTATCAAGGCGGTGAGATTGTGGTTAATGGTTTATCGCAAAGAAGTGATTATCGCCTCCAGATTAATGACCAGCTCACGATTACAATTCCTGATTTGGCAAGTTCAAGTAATATTGTGCGAATTGCTAAACCGATCGAGGTAATTTATGAAGACAATTATTTCCTGGCGGTCAATAAACCGCCGTTTTTGCCGTCCATTCCTAAAAGAGGAGATGATCTCGATAACGTGGCAAGTCGCGTAAAAAACTATCTTTATGAAACGACAGGGGAGGATTTTCCGATTCACTTAATCACTCGGCTTGATAGTGATACAAGCGGAGTAATTTTGTTTGCGAAAAATTCACTCTCACATAGTCTATTTTTTAAAGATAAATCGGGTCACGGGGTTGACAAGGAATATTTTGCCGTGGTGAAGGGACAAATTGAACAAGATCTTTTATTGATGTTGCCACTAGGTCGTTCACCGGAGTTCTTCTTACGGCGAGTAATTAGTGATCAAGGTAAAAGCTCAATTACTTTGGTGAAAGTGGCTCAGAATTACCAAGAGGCAACGGCTTTAAACGTCCGATTATTTACTGGGAGAACACACCAAATTCGAGCGCACTTGAGTGCGATTGAGCATCCGATTTATGGCGATGAACTTTACGGCGGGGATCGTTTACTTATTGATCGGCAGGCGCTTCATTGTCAAAGACTAGAGTTCACTCATCCTTTTACGCAAAAAAAAATCACGATTTCGGCCCCATTACCGCGTGATTTAAATGATTTGTTAGACAATTTTTGTCCCATGTAG
- a CDS encoding YigZ family protein: MQKIPYKSLATKRASGEFTIKKSRFIGDLFFVSNESEVGDALKIVQIENREATHVAYAYILNEEIEKMKSSDNGEPQGTAGAPILNALQKNELTNILATVTRYFGGIKLGAGGLIRAYGKGVTEALSNAELAVYDYFVVAEIKVEYSDHDALKYFLNQAEIVTLDEEYSEVVTVKIQLKKTETAGFSEQLTNRFSGKYQLKILNEEILPLKLT, translated from the coding sequence ATGCAAAAAATTCCTTATAAAAGTTTAGCGACCAAACGAGCAAGTGGTGAGTTTACTATTAAGAAGTCCCGCTTTATTGGCGACCTCTTTTTTGTTAGTAATGAATCGGAAGTAGGGGACGCTTTAAAGATAGTTCAGATTGAAAATCGGGAAGCAACTCATGTTGCGTACGCTTATATTCTTAATGAAGAAATTGAAAAGATGAAGTCCTCTGATAACGGTGAACCGCAAGGCACCGCTGGAGCCCCAATTCTAAATGCTTTACAGAAAAACGAACTGACTAATATTTTGGCGACGGTTACGCGCTATTTTGGCGGAATCAAGTTGGGAGCAGGCGGCTTAATTAGAGCTTATGGCAAAGGTGTAACAGAGGCACTTTCTAACGCTGAACTTGCAGTTTACGATTATTTCGTAGTCGCTGAAATTAAAGTTGAATATAGTGATCATGACGCACTTAAGTATTTTTTGAATCAAGCTGAGATTGTTACCCTAGATGAGGAGTACTCAGAGGTAGTTACCGTTAAAATTCAACTGAAAAAAACTGAAACTGCAGGATTTTCGGAGCAACTAACTAATCGATTCAGTGGGAAATATCAGCTGAAAATTTTGAATGAAGAAATTTTGCCGCTTAAATTAACTTGA
- a CDS encoding 5-formyltetrahydrofolate cyclo-ligase produces the protein MINKKEIRQIQISKLQNLPADERITQATQIFANFKNTKNFQQAKNIAMFWSTELELPTHEFINEIKTHKHVYLPVVAPQHQLIFRKFVSEATMQTNRGIDEPTPDSPTISPNDLDLIVVPGLIFSRTKYRIGFGGGYYDRFLAKYDNFSTALSFKEQFVSDPTWEIDSFDRPVKQLITPNAIY, from the coding sequence ATGATAAATAAAAAAGAAATTCGCCAAATTCAAATCTCTAAATTACAAAATCTCCCTGCAGACGAGCGAATTACTCAGGCAACTCAAATTTTTGCTAATTTCAAAAACACGAAAAATTTTCAGCAAGCTAAAAACATCGCAATGTTTTGGAGTACTGAACTTGAATTGCCGACTCATGAATTTATAAATGAAATTAAAACGCACAAGCACGTTTATCTACCCGTTGTTGCCCCTCAGCACCAATTAATTTTTCGAAAATTTGTTTCGGAAGCTACCATGCAAACTAATCGGGGAATCGATGAGCCAACCCCAGATTCCCCTACAATTTCGCCTAATGATTTAGATTTAATTGTTGTTCCTGGATTAATCTTCTCCCGCACAAAATATCGAATCGGCTTTGGCGGAGGTTATTACGACCGTTTTTTAGCGAAATATGATAATTTCTCCACAGCTCTTTCTTTCAAAGAACAATTTGTTTCTGATCCGACTTGGGAAATTGACTCATTTGATCGACCCGTAAAACAATTAATTACCCCGAACGCTATTTACTAA
- a CDS encoding 2,3-bisphosphoglycerate-dependent phosphoglycerate mutase, whose protein sequence is MSKLILIRHGESTSNRDNIFTGWNDVLLTEKGIAQAISAGQKIKNSQIQFSEIHTSVLARAIQTANIIADTIDQSYLPLYKSWRLNERHYGALKGINKDRAREIYGANQVALWRRNFAATPPLLTNPDFDRRYQNVPKDSLPLGESLATSLTRVLVYYEDIIAPKLRTNQDLLLVAHGSTIRVLIKNFDQISGSELDGVKVANGSPIVYEFDHALNVTKKFSL, encoded by the coding sequence ATGTCTAAACTAATTCTTATCCGCCACGGAGAAAGCACCTCAAATCGCGACAATATTTTTACCGGCTGGAACGATGTTCTGCTAACCGAAAAAGGAATTGCGCAGGCAATTTCTGCCGGACAGAAGATCAAAAATAGTCAGATTCAATTTAGTGAAATCCATACATCTGTTCTCGCGCGGGCAATTCAAACCGCCAATATAATTGCCGATACGATTGACCAAAGTTATTTGCCGCTTTATAAAAGCTGGCGCTTAAATGAACGTCACTATGGCGCACTGAAAGGAATTAATAAAGATCGTGCACGGGAAATTTATGGCGCAAATCAAGTTGCTTTATGGCGGCGTAATTTTGCTGCGACACCTCCACTTTTAACCAATCCTGACTTTGATCGAAGATACCAAAACGTTCCAAAAGATAGTTTGCCGCTTGGCGAGAGCCTTGCTACTTCCTTAACACGCGTATTAGTCTACTATGAAGACATAATTGCCCCAAAATTAAGAACTAATCAAGATTTGCTGTTAGTTGCTCACGGTTCGACAATTCGCGTTTTAATCAAAAATTTTGATCAAATTAGCGGCTCTGAACTAGATGGAGTTAAAGTTGCCAACGGATCTCCGATTGTTTACGAGTTTGATCATGCTTTGAATGTCACGAAGAAGTTCTCACTTTAA